A genomic window from Streptomyces sp. 846.5 includes:
- a CDS encoding transglycosylase domain-containing protein — protein MSEHRRKQSNPDGAPSGRRGQQPPPARGGHPQGQPQGQTQSGNGSGPGSTAPRRTARPQGQPARNGMTGQQPRLTRAEMRKAAQGKGRKGAATAAAAPAGPRPKRFIDYPRWGKSGVRHWMPSFKQLLSGALLFFAVSVGVVGYAYANTTVPPINPSTQQQNNIFYWADGSVMATTGTVNRQNVSLQDVPVKVQDDFMAAEDETFMTNSGIDATSILRAVKNMVTGGQIQSGSTITQQWVKTSILSNSNQTVSRKFSEIMISIKIGNGHYTKSQVMEGYLNSNYYGRGANGIEAAAEAYYGIHASQLNVSQGAFIAATVNQPSFYQNVTSDAAVKTAAVNRWTYVLDRMAKNGWLTATERAAYTPAQFPMPKKWTLNSTLSGQIGYLVATATNYAEEHTTPKLTDADFAKGGYQVHTTFDKTQTAEMTTAVNKMTSAHIDAKKRPQYDTNIQTGSATVDPATGAVKALYGGPGMDKGYFINNANTTSVPVGSTFKPIVMAAALEKGAMLSPGAAYSAITPDSKFNGDNGITIRTQAGTLITDTDPKDKSPDGLLHQQNDNTNMPGYVTLRTAMDNSINTPFVQLGEYVGYSNVTAMATSLGLDKNIFASDTPGFFIGTSTPSAIRMANVYATFADGGVYHDPYTVSKVTQNGVATADQPVLAKPKSASVMSASTANTINSMLQEVVQKGTATSVKALGRPVAGKTGTTDSFKSAWFIGYTPQLSTAVTMFREDPTKGVLESMQGSGDSGTGKFFGGRLPAEAWLNFMEAALNGTPTVSFPAAPTLGKGANESGAPSPSASASNSPSAAASSSQPAVQSQSPTPTLSQTPTLSTSPSATNTCGAFSFGCGSSTSASASASASRTKPGHSASASASISSILGGG, from the coding sequence ATGAGCGAACATCGGCGCAAACAGTCGAATCCGGATGGCGCCCCTTCCGGGCGGCGCGGCCAGCAGCCGCCGCCCGCCAGAGGCGGCCACCCGCAGGGCCAGCCCCAGGGCCAGACGCAGAGCGGAAACGGCTCGGGGCCGGGATCGACCGCGCCGCGCCGAACCGCTCGCCCGCAGGGCCAGCCCGCGCGCAACGGTATGACGGGCCAGCAGCCCAGGCTGACCCGCGCCGAGATGCGCAAGGCCGCCCAGGGCAAGGGCCGCAAGGGCGCTGCAACTGCGGCCGCGGCGCCCGCCGGGCCCCGGCCGAAGCGTTTCATCGACTACCCGCGCTGGGGCAAGAGCGGCGTCCGGCACTGGATGCCCTCGTTCAAGCAGCTGCTCAGCGGCGCCCTGCTGTTCTTCGCCGTCTCCGTGGGCGTGGTGGGCTACGCCTACGCCAACACCACGGTCCCCCCGATCAACCCGAGCACCCAGCAGCAGAACAACATCTTCTACTGGGCCGACGGCTCGGTGATGGCGACCACCGGCACGGTGAACCGCCAGAACGTCTCGCTGCAGGACGTCCCCGTGAAGGTCCAGGACGACTTCATGGCGGCCGAGGACGAGACCTTCATGACCAACTCGGGCATCGACGCCACCAGCATCCTGCGCGCCGTCAAGAACATGGTGACGGGCGGTCAGATCCAGTCGGGGTCGACCATCACCCAGCAGTGGGTGAAGACCAGCATCCTGTCGAACTCCAACCAGACGGTCTCCCGCAAGTTCAGCGAGATCATGATCTCGATAAAGATCGGGAACGGCCACTACACCAAGAGCCAGGTGATGGAGGGCTACCTCAACAGCAACTACTACGGCCGGGGCGCCAACGGCATCGAGGCCGCGGCCGAGGCCTACTACGGCATCCACGCCTCCCAGCTGAACGTCTCCCAGGGCGCCTTCATCGCCGCGACCGTCAACCAGCCCAGCTTCTACCAGAACGTCACCAGCGATGCCGCGGTCAAGACCGCCGCGGTGAACCGCTGGACCTACGTGCTGGACCGGATGGCCAAGAACGGCTGGCTGACGGCGACCGAGCGGGCCGCCTACACCCCGGCCCAGTTCCCGATGCCGAAGAAGTGGACCCTGAACTCCACGCTGAGCGGCCAGATCGGCTACCTGGTGGCGACGGCCACGAACTACGCCGAGGAGCACACCACTCCCAAGCTCACGGACGCCGACTTCGCCAAGGGCGGCTACCAGGTACACACGACCTTCGACAAGACGCAGACCGCCGAGATGACCACCGCCGTCAACAAGATGACGAGCGCGCACATCGACGCCAAGAAGCGGCCGCAGTACGACACCAACATCCAGACCGGCTCGGCGACGGTCGATCCGGCCACGGGCGCGGTGAAGGCGCTCTACGGCGGCCCGGGTATGGACAAGGGCTACTTCATCAACAACGCCAACACCACCAGCGTCCCGGTGGGCTCGACCTTCAAGCCCATCGTGATGGCGGCAGCCCTGGAGAAGGGCGCGATGCTTTCGCCGGGCGCCGCGTACTCGGCGATCACCCCGGACAGCAAGTTCAACGGTGACAACGGCATCACCATCAGAACGCAGGCGGGGACGCTGATCACGGACACCGATCCCAAGGACAAGTCACCGGACGGCCTGCTCCATCAGCAGAACGACAACACCAACATGCCGGGGTACGTCACCCTGCGGACCGCGATGGACAACTCGATCAACACCCCGTTCGTCCAGCTCGGCGAGTACGTCGGCTACAGCAACGTCACGGCGATGGCCACCAGCCTGGGGCTGGACAAGAACATCTTCGCGAGCGACACCCCCGGCTTCTTCATCGGCACGTCCACCCCGAGCGCGATCCGGATGGCCAACGTCTATGCGACCTTCGCCGACGGCGGGGTCTACCACGACCCGTACACGGTCAGCAAGGTCACCCAGAACGGGGTCGCCACCGCGGACCAGCCGGTGCTGGCCAAGCCCAAGTCGGCGTCGGTGATGTCGGCCTCGACCGCCAACACCATCAACAGCATGCTGCAGGAGGTCGTCCAGAAGGGCACCGCCACCAGCGTGAAGGCGCTGGGCCGCCCGGTGGCCGGCAAGACCGGTACCACCGACTCCTTCAAGTCGGCCTGGTTCATCGGCTACACCCCGCAGCTGTCGACGGCGGTCACGATGTTCCGCGAGGACCCCACCAAGGGGGTCCTGGAGAGCATGCAGGGCAGCGGTGACTCCGGGACCGGCAAGTTCTTCGGTGGCCGGCTGCCCGCCGAAGCCTGGCTGAACTTCATGGAGGCGGCCCTCAACGGTACGCCGACGGTCTCCTTCCCGGCCGCTCCCACGCTGGGCAAGGGCGCCAATGAGTCGGGGGCGCCCTCGCCCTCCGCCTCGGCCAGCAACAGCCCCTCGGCCGCTGCCTCCTCCAGCCAGCCGGCGGTGCAGTCGCAGAGCCCGACGCCGACGCTCTCGCAGACGCCGACGCTGTCGACCAGCCCCTCCGCGACCAACACCTGCGGCGCGTTCTCATTCGGCTGCGGCAGCTCGACCTCGGCATCGGCCTCGGCGAGCGCGAGCCGCACCAAACCGGGCCACTCGGCATCGGCCTCGGCGTCGATCTCGTCGATCCTCGGCGGAGGCTGA